Genomic DNA from Panulirus ornatus isolate Po-2019 chromosome 9, ASM3632096v1, whole genome shotgun sequence:
CCTGCTTTCCCGTCAGATTTGCAGAGCTTAGGAAGGAAGTATTGCGGTCCCTATATACCTGAGGTTAGGCACTTTAAAAATGCGATAACTTTCCTATTTTTCTCCTTATATCAAGTGTAGGTCTGACGTTTTCATTTAGGAGGAAGGGGAGTATATGAAGAGGTCATAGCTATTAGTTCTCTGCAACAGGTAAATGTTCAGACTCCGAGAACGGCCTAGAGGCCAAATGAAATCGTCAAGTGTTGTAAACCAGCTAGAGTCCAAGAGTAAAGGGTACCAAGGGACACATCCGCCTGAacgcatatctctctctctctctctctctctctctctctctctctctctctctctctctctctctgttagttaAGAATTTAATTATTAAACTAAAATATATTGATCAAACTAATTTTTTCATAAATAGGTCATTTTTTCCTAAATTTCGGCGTTTTCAAACTTCTTCCCTGTAAACATTAGAAATTCCCTAAATCAAAAAATTTCTCTGTGCCTAGCACATGTGTTGAGCAGAGTTGCCAAGTCATACTTATGAATACAGCTAGATTTACTTTTAAGTAGCCAAGAGCGCTAAATACAGATAAGGCTAAAAAAGTTATCAAAGACAGAAAAGAATAATTAAACACAGGCTAAATGATACATTTACATAAGAAATATGAAAGATTGGCCTGAAATGCTTAATTCTGTTCGTGTCCTGTGGGGGCACCGCCAGGAGGaattgttgtggttgatgttgaaGTTAATGGTGAGGATCATGAAAAAGGTTGTGTGTGAGGTTATGGGTGTATTTAAATGTAATTTGAAGATGAATCGTAGTCTGAACTTCCCTCTCTACGCCTTTTCCCTCTGTGGTAATTTAGTAGAATTTGAAATGAGGTTTAAGGAGAGATTCATGTAATATCATATGAGCGAGATTCAGAACGAGTTTCTTCATGAATTTGATGGCTGGTTTAGGAGATTAGCatgaattgctttttttttttatcattgttctGTGGAAAGTGGTTGTCCTGTCTCTGGGGTTCTGTTAGAAAGTGTTGTGGATAAGGATGAAATTAAAGATGAGGTTAATGGAAAGATTTTGGGCGAGTTTAGATATGTAATGGTGGGTAGTTTGAATTTTCCTATCTACACGCTCTGCTTGCCGGCCGGCcagtcaccctccacacaccaacacTAACTCTCCCTCGTCTACTCCTGCATGTATTCCACCTCTCCctcgagaagggggccagatccAAGTCCAAGAGGATATCGCCAGGAGAAACAGAGGGTCGGTGTGGGAGCGAAGCAGCATGGAGGACGGCCATGAAAACAGAGAACAGGGCTAGAACCCGACCTCCTCCCAGGAAGAGGGCCAGGAGAACCTGAGAAGTGGTGTGGGAGTTGAAGGGCTGGGATCTGGCCGGCTCTCATGCGCTATGTTCGCTGTGTCCAGTCTTGCAGTTCTCGCTACCATTTATGACGTCATAATTCTAtacgttttctgtgattatcggCGTTTAGAGAGAATACTAAAATGTAGGGGTGACGTTTTACTGTTtactgacacgtgtgtgtgtgtgtgtgtgtatgtgtgtgtgtgtgagaaattctttataATTTTTGTGAAAATCCATTAAATATTCCAGGAAGAGTTTATGTACAAAAAAGACACAGTCGACCTACCCAGGTAAAGGGATACCACCTGCTTCGCAAGGTTCATTAGGTAATGTCATACTGTACAGCTGAAGTACAAAGCTTTTCTGAAAAATTTTTCGGTTCGGATGCTAGTTTTCCGTGTTTATGATCTCTGTTCGCTCGTATGGATTCACTATTATTACTGTGAAAGAGTGACGAGTTTAATTCTCAGATTTCACTTTTACAACCGATCTTTCGACATTAGATAAGTATTTAGGGGTAGGGTAATGAGTTTAAATGATTGACATGTAATGTAAAATCCTTTTAACAATAAAACTTGTTTATTTCAACACTTCATATACCTTGTAAGTTCTATTATAATTATGATTCTGCTTACCCGGGCAATGATTCGTTTGATATGAAAGGTTAACAGTGATTTCATATGTCTATTGAGCAATAAGAATCTGCTGATCCTGTGTGGGACAGATCCCATAGACAATAATTCGACCGCTAAATCTACAGACACCTCAACTCACTCAAAATATTTGCAAAACTAGGATTCAGCCCGATTCAAACGTTATGACGCATGGCAGCTTTCGTAGGCTTCATAAGTTTTAAAAGAACTTAGGTATTTCTACACCTTAAAGGCACCTTTTCTTGTTCTCTAATAGATTAAGTTTGTATAACGACCAACGAGCCTAATAAAACTATTGAATTCGAATAAGCGTCAGGTGAATGTCTTGTCAGCTGCTTGAAGGACGGTTAACTATCTAATTAGAAATTGACGTCGATTACGCGTCCCTTTTGTTCGTTTATTATTGGCTTGAAGTAGATGAAACTTTTATGAATTCATTATCTACACTCAACTGTTCGTTTTTTGTGTATTTACATCAGAATGTCCCTCGACctcaaagccctgcccactttacgAGAACTTTAAAGTGATGGAGTTACAAGTGCTGCACCTGAAATCCAACATTCATTATGAAATCTACATATTGTAAAAAAAATCAATGGCACCAATTTCGAGAAATCGTCATATAGATCACTTTCTTTGGTACTATAAGACTTAAGATTTTCCCTGACAAACAGAAACCGGCATGGAAACACACGAAACAAATTCATAAGCTCAGAACTGACTTCTCCCAAGATGAAGAATGAGATGATAGTTTGAAGAATTATTGTTGCAGATCGCAGCAAAAATCAGTGGTCAACAACACTAATAAGAAGATAAATGAGCACATGAAAAGATACATTATTTAGTAAGAATCAGTTTGGCTTTATTAGCGGTCGTTCTACAGTGCTACAACTTCTACAAGTTCTAAACAAATGGACAGAATATTGGACAGCGGGGGTTTTGTGGCTGTAATATGCGTATGACAAAGTCCCGCAACTACGCCTACTTCATAAACTAGAAAAATACCAAATCACTGGTCAGGACAGTGCGTAGATAAGATCCTTTATACTTGGACGGAAACAGCATGTAACAGCAAATGGGGGAAAATCGGAATGGAAAGAAGTCTCGAGTGGAATACTTCAAGGATCTGTGCTAGGTCCCATTCGGTTTATACTAAGAATTAACGACATGCCAGAAGTCACCAATTTAGGTACTGATACTTGCCTTTTGCGGATGATACCAAAGCATTTAGAGGTATATTTCAGCAAACCGATAGCGGCAACTTACAGAGACATATATACCCTATATGAATGGTTAGAAAAATAGCTTCTATGCTTCCACCCGATGAAATGTAAAGTTATGAGACTTGGAAAATCGAAAGTACAACGGAAAGCGTACACTTTGTTGGAGAGTTTGCCACCCATGGAGTATGAAGAAACAGAAGATTATTGGAGCGACTATCGACACTAAATTGTCATTTGAACAACACATGTCAGATAAGGTCAACAAGGCTAACTCCGTTATGGGTATGCTAAGGAAAACAATGGAATACACGGATTGTAAAACCTTTAAATCACTATACACAGCACTGGCGAAACCTCATCTTGAGTATGCCAACCAAGTATGATGGTGTCCACATCTAAAGAAACAAATCGAAGCTATAGAAAATGTCCGGAGAAGAACGACCAAATAAGTACTGGGGCTATCACCACTTTCATCACACGAAGAATGACCAAACAAGAAACTGAACCTTCCAACACTAGCACATAGGCAAGCTAGAGGTGATATGATCAAGATGTACAAGATACTAACCGGAAAATATCAGGAAAGTGTGTGTCCATTTTATACAACCCTGTGATGACTTCATCACTCGCGAGCATCAGCATAAACAATATAAATCAAGATCAAGATTAGATATTAGGAAATACTCGTTTACACAATGAACAGTAGAAACATGGAACAGCCTACCACAGAAAGTAATAACAGCACCATCAATACAATCCTTTGAAGCAAGACTAGATCGTTTCTGGGAAAGCCaagcacagaaatataacaacgAGAAAATACACAAGACCGAACATGACTTAAAAAATATAAGTTTAGACGAGGAAGCCTACAGTCAGAAGAGGATGCGTGAGTATCTAACAAACTGAAACCCGCTTggaaaaacacgaaagaaatTCATAAGCTCGGAACTAACCTCTCCCAAGATGGATAATAAGATGGTTTGTAGAACTGCTGGTCCAGATCGCCGCAAAAATCGGTGGTCAACAACACAGATACCCTTAGCATATTGCATCTGGATCCCGTGTGTTGGTTGAAGTTCCACATTCGAATGAAAATAGATTGTTCTACACTTAGATATACCCTATTAACAACCTGATATACAACTAATCAAGGTGCTTTGTTTTGTTGGTCAACGTATCCTTTACTATTTACTAAAAGATGTACCACATGATAGAGTAGGCTGGAGCGAAATTGAGTATGTGGGTCAAAATAGTCACTCAACACTATcaagaagttttatatatatagttatctatGAAATCTTTTTTAAACACACATTGCATCATGAGTAACGATAGCAGTTGTTCATTAAGGCATAACATTATCATCCTAGTGTAAAATAAACAGAAATAACGCTTTCTACATTTGTAATTTTCCCGCACACTTACCTAGTGATCAAGGAATGAAGACCACGCAATCCATATCTCGGATTTTGATTACTTTTTTTCTCCACGTTAGCAGGCGAATTTCCTCAAGACGGCGACACCGGCTGTGGCTTGGAGGAAAACACTCCCGTCTACACGAAGACTGAACTGACCCTCCCCGGAGCAAAATACATGCCACGAAGACAGCTGTCTCTCCACGTAGTCGTACATTTCCGCCAAGAGACTTAATATTGATAAAATCTAAATTTCAGAGTATTATAGAAaataaggttttaagaatatcaGAATATTTTCAAGAGCAATATCATactatttcattaaaaaaaaaaggttatatttGAAGTTTTATATTTTTACCATTGATTCAGACGTCTCGAAGCGATTGACACAGTATCATAcgaatgcattttcttttttatgttggcggctccagtcacggagagaAGTCCACGTCacggccgggccttaactgaaatatggagaggttaatgaaagacaaaggaaagtatttacaaatactGGAGGAAGCGAAAAGCCTGTCTTTGAAAAGTGTCAGGTCAAAAAATATGTTGACACGTTATGCTTCGCTAAGTGAAGACTTAGGTGTAAAAGTTGATGTTAGGACAGTGTATCCGGGCAACAGACCTACCAACCATACCTCTATGGGAACTATGAATGAACGTTCGTTAACATAAGTAATTTCATCAATGCCCGTTAACATAAGTGATTTCATTAACGCTCGTTAACATAATTTCCTTAATCTACAAAAGTTCTATCAATGAAAACCTCGTTGACTTAAAAAGCACCGCAACAGCTATCGTTAAATAGTACTTCCAGGGAAATTGTCTTGCTCAATATCAGATGCTTTACCTTGATATAGAGAGAATTTGACAGGTATAAACTGAACGTGGTCTGGGGTGGATAATGAAATGTTTTTCATATGCATATGAATCTTTAATTATATTCATAGATATGTTATCTGAATTCCAGGAAAATCAGATAAGGTAGTATGTATGAAAGACATATGGCACAAGAATTACCAGCACTTTATATTAAAAAATCTTTTTTAGAAcatatattattgttatatagTTATTATGGAAAGGTAAGATAACCTTTACATATTACAATAAATATGATGCattgaatttaatgatactacaTAAAGATGTGTACGTAGAATTCCTCCGTAGAATTTATATGTAGTTCCTTAACTAATATATGACAGAACTAGTATTTGTGAATACATAGAATGATTACCTTTCAGGAAATACAGTTAGGAACATAATAGGATATGATAAACGAAAAACTCAAGTGCTCgacaaacacttcaaaacacttaCGTTTCTTGAGCTATGGTAATGAAACTTCGCCTCTTGTAGATTAAAGAACAACGTATTTATAAAAGAGGTCTTTGGCTTAATCAAATTCAGAACGTAAGGAGGAATAGATGATTAATACCAGTGCTCTTGCATAACTACCGAATGAACACTGATTCTAATAATATGCTGAAGGTAAACAAACATATTGGCACTAATACTAGCCTAGCCCAACTGCAAATGACATAATACAGAGAGTAGTCTTCGACTTAACATGCATAATTGTGATGGTTTCCTGAGTTCTCAGATCGATAACTTAGCTATAACTGCGTGTGGACAAATATCCAACTCTTGGTTTCTCAAACGAACGACAGACACTAGATATATGAAGAATGAGACGTTTGGTGAGGAGCGGAGAGAAAGTTTCTTCAGCAAACGtgaagagaaagagatggagggatATGTACGTGAAGGATGGACCTCGTCACTTAGAGGCTCGGCGTCTGGTATAAACCGTTGGGGGACGAGGGTTCGTCGTAGCTGTAACCGTTGCCATTACCGTTACCGTTAAGCCCATTACCATTGCCGTTGGTCAAGCCATTCCCATTTCCATTAACGCCATTACCATTGACCCCATTTCCGTTAGTAACGCCATTACCATTGGCACCATAGCCATTGCTGTATCCGTTGCCATTAACTGCACTGTTTCCATTTCCATTGGTGAGACCATTACCGTTTCCATTTCCACTGACTCCATTACCAttggtgtagccatttccattgactccattacCATTTGTGAAGCCATTCCCATTGATTCCATTACCATTGGAGTAGCCATTCCCATTGACTCCATTACCAttggtgtagccatttccattgactccattaccattggtgtagccatttccattcaccccattaccattggtgtagccatttccattgactccattaccattggtgtagccatttccattgaccccattaccattaccattgGTATACccatttccattgactccattgccattggtgtagccatttccattgactccattaccattagtgtttccatttccattgacaccgttaccattggtgtagccatttccattgactccattacCATTGCTGTAGCCATTTCCATTCACCCCATTACCATTGGCGTAGCCATTTCCATTGATTCCATTGCCATTGGTGTaaccatttccattgactccattCCCATTTgtgtagccatttccattgactccattaccgttggtgtagccatttccattgactccattaccattggtgtagccatttccatttactccaTTACCGttggtgtagccatttccatttactctaTTGCCGttggtgtagccatttccattgaTTCCGTTACCATTGGTGTAGCCATTGCCGTTGCCATTCAGGATGCCATTTCCATTGTATACACCATTTATGATACCATTAACAATGTCGTTTGAATACCCGTTACCATTTCCATTGACCAGTCCGATCTGAGCGTTGAGACCATAGAACTGTTGGGCGGTGGAACAGTCGAAGTTGTACCACCAGTCACACACGAAGTACTGCTGGTTGAAGACGGTGCCGTTGGGACAGAGGAAAGAGTCGCTCCTGCCATCTGCCTGACAGATGTGGAACACCTGCCGAAGACAAGAGACATTAGGGAACCACCTGTGCGAGATATGTAGGTTGGGACTGTCGTTGAAGACAAGGGACCAAGGCTGCAATTATTACGTTACTgaatattattgttgttgtagaAAAGGAAGTAAAGGAAGGTAGTAATGTTATGATATTCAATGATGTCATGTGCTGTAAACGTGTTCTTATTAAGTTAACAAATGGAATATCAATAGTGATTTGTTCTTAGATATTGTGACAGAGGCTTAGAAGACTCATCTGGGAGGCAGTGATATAAGACTCGCCTGCCCTCCAGCCTTAGGGGCACTACTCCTCTTTGGCCTCGGGGCAttataagactcacctggcagccagcctcgggggcactataagactcacctggcagccagcctcgggggcactataagactcacctggcagccagcctcgggggcaccactataagactcacctggcagccagcctcgggggcaccactataagactcacctggcagccagccagcctcgggggcaccactataagactcacctggcagccagcctcaGTATCAGCGTAGTATCCGGGGATTTGTCCGGCGCAGGAGAATCCGGTGACGGGGACAGAGGCCAGGATGGGGTAGTCCACGCCGGGCACACCTCCGCCTCCAATAGCTTGACCAAGGGCAAGGATGGGGTCCACGTACCCGTTGTAGCCCCCGTTCCCGTTAATGAAACCGTTACCGTTGTAGCCTCCGTTCCCGTTAATGGCACCGTTACCGTTGTAGCCTCCGTTCCCGTTAATGGCACCGTTACCGTTGCTGTAAACCCCGTTGCCGTTTGCTCCGTTACCGTTGCTTAaaacaccatttccattaactCCGTTGCCATTTATTCCGTTGCCGTTTCCATTTGTTATACCATTAGAATATGCACTATATCCGTTACCATTTGCTCCATTGCCGTTTGTGTTTCCATTGTTGTATCCATTATTTCCATTAATAccattaccatttccatttatgataccatttccattgactccattaccgttggtgtagccatttccattgaTTCCATTGCCAttggtgtagccatttccattcaccccattaccattggtgtagccatttccattgacCCCATTACCAttggtgtagccatttccattgacCCCATTACCAttggtgtagccatttccattgactccattaccattggtgtagccatttccattgactccattaccgttggtgtagccatttccattgaTTCCATTGCCAttggtgtagccatttccattgactccattgccattggtgtagccatttccattgactccattaccgttggtgtagccatttccattgactccattaccattggtgtagccatttccattgactccattaccgttggtgtagccatttccattgactccattacattggtgtagccatttccattgactccattgccattggtgtagccatttccattgactccattaccattagtgtttccatttccattgacaccgttaccattggtgtagccatttccattgactccattaccgttggtgtagccatttccattgaTTCCATTGCCAttggtgtagccatttccattgactccattaccattagtgtttccatttccattgacaccgttaccattggtgtagccatttccattgactccattaccgttggtgtagccatttccattgTATACACCATTTATGATACCATTAACAATGTCGTTTGAATACccgttaccatttccatttatgatacCATTAACAATGTCGTTTGAATACCCGTtaccatttccattgactccattaccattgtgtagccatttccattgactccattacCATTTGTGAAGCCATTCCCATTGACTCCATTACCATTgtgtagccatttccattgactccattacattggtgtagccatttccattgactccattaccattggtgtagccatttccattgactccattaccattagtgtttccatttccattgacaccgttaccattggtgtagccatttccattgactccattacattggtgtagccatttccattgactccattacCATTGGAGTAGCCATTCCCATTGACTCCATTACCATTgtgtagccatttccattgaccccattaccattaccatttccatttatgatacCATTAACAATGTCGTTTGAATACCCGTtaccatttccattgactccattaccattggtgtagccatttccattgactccattaccattgtgtagccatttccattgactccattaccattgtgtagccatttccattgactccattaccattgtgtagccatttccattgactccattaccattagtgtttccatttccattgacaccgttaccattggtgtagccatttccattgaTTCCATTGCCAttggtgtagccatttccattgactccattacattggtgtagccatttccattgactccattaccattgtgtagccatttccattgactccattaccattgtgtagccatttccattgactccattaccattgctgtagccatttccattgactccattaccattggtgtagccatttccattgactccattGCCATTGGTGTAGCCATTTCATTGACTCCATTACCGttggtgtagccatttccattgactccattaccattagtgtttccatttccattgacaccgttaccattggtgtagccatttccattgactccattaccgttggtgtagccatttccattgactccattGCCATTGGTGTAGCCATTTCATTGACTCCATTACCGttggtgtagccatttccattgacaccgttaccattggtgtagccatttccattgactccattacCATTTGTGAAGCCATTCCCATTGACTCCATTACCGttggtgtagccatttccattgactccattaccgttggtgtagccatttccattgactccattacCATTGGTATACccatttccattgactccattacCATTGGTATACccatttccattgactccattgccattggtgtagccatttccattgactccattaccgttggtgtagccatttccattgactccattaccgttggtgtagccatttccattgactccattaccattgtgtagccatttccattgaTTCCATTGCCAttggtgtagccatttccattgactccattacCATTGGTGTACCATTTCTTTTAAAGTTTTCTatcctccttttccttttcccctacATTACTGATACATACgagtatatcttctttgttagtatgccttcattcattttctccatatgtgcaaaccatttcagtacacactcTTCAGCTTTTCTCAGCTCTTGTTGTTGCTGTACGCCTCtctaaatcattatcatttcttgttcAATCACACCATCTCGCACCACATTTCTTATTcgaacatttgatttccaaaacatcctccaCACACTGCATATCCTCGTGTATAGCTGATGCCTGGGATCCATTTGAGATTCtattatgccttcaaacatacccattttcaccctcctagATAACTCCGTCCCTAAACAATCCTCAAATCTACCAGAACGTTCGTCACCTCACCTATCCTATgacacctccgcttccatggttccatttgctgctttgtccactctcagatatctaaatcgACTTAATTCCTGCAATTTTCCTGTATTTAGACATACACCCCAAGACTCATGTCATTTTGTTTTAGCTGAACCTTTCAATCTTATTCTTTtgcacatttcctctcaacttcctcccAGACTCAGTCACGAACTACTTCTGTTTCTCagctgaatctgccaccagtgctgtgtcatctgcatagaagaactgactcatctcccaggtcTACTCATCCcgtgcagactgcatactcgcccctctctaagACCTTTGCATTTTCCTCATTCCCACCCTTTCCAAAAATAAATCAAACAGTCATGGTGGCATTATACTCTCGTGCCGCAGGCCAACCCTTACCTGGAGTAACTCACTCTGCTTTCTCCCTACAtattatacacatgccttacagtctTGATTGAAACTCCTCGCTGGTCCTAGAAGGTTTTATCCCTCACAATAAACTGATGAGACAATCCCCAAGGTAAGTATGTGAACTTAATCCTATactttctccaatccataaatgctacatacaaatctttctttttctctaagtattgTCACAAAACATTTTCCAAAGTAAACACGAGTGATCaacatcctctatcatttctctATCGATCCTCTATCTATTCTCCCTAGTTTGATGGTCAGTACATGCTTTCACTTTCTCTATCACCACTCTTCTATATAAAATATCAGGtacgctcaacaaacttacatataTCTCTGAAGTTCAAAGACTCACCTTTGTTCCAACTGCCTTTATGCAAGGGCAATAGACGcacattcgccaatcctcaggcacctcaccattattcataaatacactgaaaatcttaagTAACCTATCAATAAAAGCAACCCATTTCTATTACgttcaagtgcaataccatccaatccagctaATCGCCACATGTAATctaatgcaaggctttcatcgcTTGTTCTTTGTTCAAACCTATTTTCCACGAAtctttcacttcgcatacttCCCTGTTCAAAAAAccttatatcatcatgatcatgatcatgacgatcatcatcatcatcaagcacactgaacaatccctcaaaatactcaacaCTCTCCTCACCTCAAGATTACGTGCTACCTCTCCACCATTTGCtcctttcactaatgttcccatgtgttttcttgtttttttttttttttacgatatcaACCTCGcttgcaaagtttttttttttttttattttccttgaagTCTACTATAAATGGTTTATCCTAACACTTATTtttggctgtttttttttttctaatctctgcaccttccttttggCTCCCTGTTGGTGTCTCTTgtccatctcccaatcatttacactccttccctgtaagtgctACCCATAcacctatcttttttctttcaatagcaagtttacttcgtcatctctccacccatcactctttCTCACCTGTCAACTTTACAACTTCAGCATTCCTTACACT
This window encodes:
- the LOC139750038 gene encoding uncharacterized protein; translated protein: MYMISVRNAEVVKLTVNGNGYTNGNGVNGNGYTNGNGVNGNGYTNGNGVNGNGYTNGNGVNGNGYTNGNGINGNGYTNGNGVNGNGYTNGNGVNGNGYTNGNGVNGNGYTNGNGVNGNGYTNGNGVNGNGYTNGNGINGNGYTNGNGVNGNGIINGNGNGINGNNGYNNGNTNGNGANGNGYSAYSNGITNGNGNGINGNGVNGNGVLSNGNGANGNGVYSNGNGAINGNGGYNGNGAINGNGGYNGNGFINGNGGYNGYVDPILALGQAIGGGGVPGVDYPILASVPVTGFSCAGQIPGYYADTEAGCQVFHICQADGRSDSFLCPNGTVFNQQYFVCDWWYNFDCSTAQQFYGLNAQIGLVNGNGNGYSNDIVNGIINGVYNGNGILNGNGNGYTNGNGINGNGYTNGNRVNGNGYTNGNGVNGNGYTNGNGVNGNGYTNGNGVNGNGYTNGNGVNGNGYTNGNGINGNGYANGNGVNGNGYSNGNGVNGNGYTNGNGVNGNGNTNGNGVNGNGYTNGNGVNGNGYTNGNGNGVNGNGYTNGNGVNGNGYTNGNGVNGNGYTNGNGVNGNGYTNGNGVNGNGYSNGNGINGNGFTNGNGVNGNGYTNGNGVSGNGNGNGLTNGNGNSAVNGNGYSNGYGANGNGVTNGNGVNGNGVNGNGNGLTNGNGNGLNGNGNGNGYSYDEPSSPNGLYQTPSL